GATACCGTCGGCTATACAACCCCCTGGGAATTCGGACAGTTGATCGAAAACATCATTAAAAATGTTCCGCAGATAAAAGCAAAAAATATTACTATTTCTGTCCATTGCCACAATGACCTTGGGCTCGCCACGATCAACTCCCTGGCCGCGATCAAAGCCGGGGCGGATCAGGTCGAATGCACCCTTAACGGCATTGGGGAGCGGGCCGGCAACGCTTCGCTCGAAGAGATCGTCATGACCCTGAAAACGAGGCACGATTACTTTAACTGCGCGACCGGGATCAATACCAAAGAGATCTATCGGACCAGCCGGATGGTCAGCAACCTGACCGGTCTTTTGGTCCAACCTAACAAAGCGATCGTCGGCGCCAACGCTTTTGCCCACGAGGCCGGGATCCATCAGGCAGGTGTTTTACGGGCAAGAGAGACATATGAAATTATGCTTCCTGAAGATATTGGGCTCAACCAAAACCGACTGGTCCTTGGCAAACACTCCGGCCGGAACGCCTTTGCCGATAAACTGAAAAATATGGGATATTCTTTAGAGAAAGACAAGCTGGAAAAAGCCTTTGTCCATTTCATCAAGCTGGCCGACCAAAAGAAGGAAGTCGACGATCGCGATATTGAAGCGATCGTCGCCGAAGAAGCTTATGTCGTTCCGGAGATCTATTCGATCGCTTCAATTGAGGTCACTTCCGGAACCGAAAAACAGGCCACGGCAACAGTTTCCCTTAATTATCAAGGAAAAGCGATCTCAACCACGGAAACCGGGGCCGGACCGGTTGACGCGGTCTACCAGGCAATTGGTAAATTAACCAATGTTAAAGCTAACTTGGTCGACTATATCATTCAGGCGATCACCGGCGGCACCGACGCCCAGGGGGAGGTTACCGTTAGGATAAAAGACGGAGAGACAATTTACGGAGGACACGGAGCCTCAACCGACATTATCATTGCCAGCGCCAAGGCTTATCTGGCGGCGATCAATCGGATGCTTACTCCTCGACCGTAATACAGGTCAGGGTTCTGGCCACCAGGCCGGTTGATTGGATCTTCCGAACGATCATTTCTCCCATCATTTTAAGGTCGGCCGACTCCACGAAAGCAATAATATCGTATGGACCGGTGACCAGATGGACAGTTTTTGCCCCTTTCAATTCTCTGATAATATTGGTTAATTCCAAAGCTTTCCCCGGCATTGCCTCGATCAAAATATAAGCGCTAGTCATATGTTCTCCCCCTTATTTAGGGAGTATAGCAAATTGCATATTATAAGCCAAGATGATACAATTTATTATTATGTGGCAGAAAATTGGCGGATATTTCTTCAGAGGATTGATCACCCTTCTCCCGGCCCTGATCACAATTTGGCTCCTCTGGTTCATGTTCTCTTTCCTGGATGGGATCCTGGGTAATTTTATTACGCTCCTCCTTGGCCATTCGATCCCCGGCCTTGGACTGATCGTTACGGTTCTGCTGATCTTCCTTTCCGGTTATTCGGCTA
This genomic window from Candidatus Margulisiibacteriota bacterium contains:
- a CDS encoding 2-isopropylmalate synthase; the encoded protein is MARQIKIFDTTLRDGEQCPGASLNLEEKLEIARQLAKLNVDVIEAGFAIASPGDFESIKMIAQEVKGPVICSLARAKKEDIDRAWEAVKVGGKSRIHVFLATSPIHMEKKLRMTPEQVLGTAVEMVKYARSLCPDIEFSPEDAGRSEHEFLYKVIGAVIDAGATTINVPDTVGYTTPWEFGQLIENIIKNVPQIKAKNITISVHCHNDLGLATINSLAAIKAGADQVECTLNGIGERAGNASLEEIVMTLKTRHDYFNCATGINTKEIYRTSRMVSNLTGLLVQPNKAIVGANAFAHEAGIHQAGVLRARETYEIMLPEDIGLNQNRLVLGKHSGRNAFADKLKNMGYSLEKDKLEKAFVHFIKLADQKKEVDDRDIEAIVAEEAYVVPEIYSIASIEVTSGTEKQATATVSLNYQGKAISTTETGAGPVDAVYQAIGKLTNVKANLVDYIIQAITGGTDAQGEVTVRIKDGETIYGGHGASTDIIIASAKAYLAAINRMLTPRP
- a CDS encoding Lrp/AsnC ligand binding domain-containing protein codes for the protein MTSAYILIEAMPGKALELTNIIRELKGAKTVHLVTGPYDIIAFVESADLKMMGEMIVRKIQSTGLVARTLTCITVEE